A genomic segment from Tissierellales bacterium encodes:
- a CDS encoding MFS transporter produces the protein MLREKREIICEQEKGSKKVMLKNIFHAKENWGRNTGFITLLVIIFADSIGNGMSQVILPAILNNLGGKTAWLGTIIGIQSLLGIVIFLPQASFIKKFGEKFSVRLGILVNIIVYILYLFNQQIFIATGKFVEGMADRLMNSSISKVIYDQTDGKNNRGQMRAYMDSVRSIGIVISPAIAAWLMRFSIQIPIIIVIIGLSASFVFSKKLSENVKIDSKENMEKENQSNHKSLFRKHYLDHLKQYALNKYIVAITIPSILFACLDIFYSVLLNLYLLNYKGFSYAQIAALWSAISVMNILLQIPSGFLADKKKHVSFLLCVLLNVIGFGILVSNVSSIYLLIGAVSLINIGCVIYTTAMSALFGDLTTKDHRLSESESYRMIRGIGEGLLTITLSFIFDKSPVCTLKIIGVLIVLGSLITLIINGKYHKSMSKSKTDSPVKSIV, from the coding sequence ATGCTGCGAGAGAAGCGAGAAATTATTTGCGAGCAAGAGAAGGGAAGTAAAAAAGTAATGCTAAAAAATATTTTTCATGCGAAAGAAAATTGGGGACGAAATACTGGATTTATCACTTTACTTGTGATTATATTTGCAGATAGCATCGGAAACGGAATGTCTCAAGTGATACTACCAGCTATATTAAACAATTTAGGTGGAAAAACTGCGTGGCTGGGAACTATAATTGGTATTCAATCGCTACTAGGAATAGTCATATTTTTACCACAGGCAAGTTTCATAAAAAAGTTTGGAGAAAAGTTTAGCGTGCGATTAGGTATTTTGGTCAATATCATAGTCTACATACTATACTTGTTTAATCAGCAGATATTCATAGCTACTGGAAAATTTGTAGAAGGAATGGCTGATAGATTAATGAATTCAAGCATATCTAAAGTTATTTACGATCAAACTGATGGCAAAAATAATAGAGGACAGATGAGAGCATATATGGATAGCGTCAGATCAATCGGAATAGTTATAAGTCCCGCTATTGCAGCTTGGCTCATGAGATTTTCAATTCAAATACCAATTATTATAGTTATAATTGGGCTCTCTGCGTCATTTGTATTTTCCAAAAAGCTATCTGAAAATGTGAAAATAGATTCAAAAGAAAATATGGAAAAAGAGAATCAGTCAAATCATAAATCGTTATTTCGAAAACATTATTTAGATCATCTAAAACAATATGCTTTGAATAAATATATCGTTGCAATCACCATTCCGAGTATACTATTTGCATGTTTGGATATTTTTTACAGTGTGCTATTAAATCTATACCTTTTGAACTATAAAGGTTTTAGCTATGCTCAAATAGCCGCACTATGGTCTGCAATTTCAGTAATGAATATATTGCTACAAATTCCATCAGGATTTCTTGCTGATAAGAAAAAGCACGTATCGTTTTTACTATGTGTTTTGCTAAATGTAATTGGTTTTGGAATTCTTGTATCAAATGTTAGTTCGATATATTTACTAATAGGTGCTGTTTCGCTAATAAACATAGGCTGCGTCATTTACACAACTGCTATGTCTGCGCTATTTGGAGACTTGACAACTAAGGATCATAGATTGAGTGAATCAGAATCATATAGAATGATAAGAGGCATTGGAGAGGGATTATTGACTATCACTTTGAGCTTTATATTTGACAAATCACCAGTATGTACGCTGAAAATTATAGGCGTGCTCATAGTACTAGGTAGTTTAATAACTTTAATCATAAATGGAAAATACCATAAGTCAATGTCAAAGAGTAAGACTGATTCACCAGTTAAAAGCATAGTATAA
- a CDS encoding DMT family transporter, with protein sequence MEKNRTRAIIFLVIAGVLWSTGGVLIKYIDWNPFAIAGMRSGISAIVMMMYLRQKIVFKPYKIVGGFFYCAMMVLFVVATKMTTAANAILLQYTAPIWVAIFAGWILKEKISKIDWIAIFGVFGGMALFFMDKLGAGQMLGNTLAILAGVTLAGATITLKLATDAPAVEVPLIGNVMTFLVCLPFVFSVTFTTQNIIAILALGIFQLGISYILFTSGIKYLSAIEAILIAVIEPLLNPVWVFIFTGEMPGAMAILGGAIVVGAVTMRQIKTAK encoded by the coding sequence TTGGAGAAGAATAGAACAAGGGCAATAATTTTCTTGGTTATAGCGGGAGTACTTTGGAGTACTGGTGGAGTTCTCATCAAGTATATAGATTGGAATCCTTTTGCCATAGCAGGTATGAGAAGTGGAATATCGGCTATAGTGATGATGATGTATTTGAGGCAGAAAATAGTATTTAAACCGTACAAGATTGTTGGAGGATTTTTTTATTGTGCGATGATGGTTTTGTTTGTTGTTGCGACAAAGATGACAACGGCGGCTAATGCCATACTTCTACAATATACTGCACCGATATGGGTTGCAATTTTTGCGGGGTGGATATTGAAAGAGAAGATTTCAAAAATAGATTGGATAGCTATATTTGGAGTTTTTGGAGGAATGGCATTGTTTTTCATGGATAAACTTGGCGCGGGTCAAATGCTAGGAAATACACTTGCTATACTTGCAGGAGTTACACTTGCAGGAGCAACTATAACTCTCAAACTAGCTACAGATGCGCCTGCAGTTGAAGTACCGCTAATAGGCAATGTAATGACATTTTTAGTATGTCTTCCATTTGTATTTTCTGTTACATTTACCACTCAAAATATAATTGCAATATTGGCACTTGGAATATTCCAGCTTGGAATATCTTATATATTATTTACGAGTGGAATAAAGTATTTATCGGCCATAGAAGCTATACTTATTGCAGTCATAGAGCCTCTCTTGAATCCAGTTTGGGTATTTATATTTACGGGCGAAATGCCAGGAGCTATGGCTATTTTAGGGGGAGCAATAGTAGTTGGGGCAGTTACTATGAGGCAGATTAAAACTGCAAAATAA